ACGTTTCTGGCGTTGCTGGGACCCTCGGGGTGCGGCAAGACCACCTTGTTGCGGCTGATCGCGGGGCTGGAGCGGCCCGACGCGGGATGGATCGCCCTTGGCGAGCGTGTGGTCGCCGGCCGCGGGCGGTTCGTCCCGCCCGAGGCGCGGGGGCTCGGGATGGTCTTCCAGTCCTATGCGCTCTGGCCGCATATGACCATCGCGGGCAATATCCGCTTCGGCCTGAGGGCGAAAAGGATGTCGCGCGCCGAGGAACAGGCGCGCATCGGCGAGGCGCTGGAAATGGTCGGCCTCACCGGAATGCAGGACCGGCGCCCACATGAGCTGTCGGGCGGGCAGCGGCAGAGGGTGGCGCTGGCCCGCAGCCTCGCGGTGCGGCCGGGCCTGATCCTGCTCGACGAGCCGCTGGCCAATCTCGACGCCCATCTGCGCGAGACGATGCTGGCCGAGTTCCGCCGCATTCACGCCGCCTCGCGCACCACCTTCGTCTTCGTCACCCACGATCAGGACGAGGCGATGGCGGTCGCCGGGCTGGTCGGGGTGATGAACCGGGGACGCCTGGAACAACTGGCCAGCCCCTCCGATCTCTATCGCCGCCCCGCCACGCCGATGGTCGCCCGCTTCGTCGGGCATGGCCGGACGCTGCCGGTGCATGTGACCGGACGGGAGAACGGGCTGTGCCGGTTTTCGGTGCAGGGGCGGAGCGTCGTTTCGCCCGGCGATGCGCCGCCCGGTCCGGGCTGGTTGTGCCTGCGTGCCGGCGATCTTGCGGCGGCGCCGGGAGGCGGGCTGCGGGCACGGGTCCTGGATCATCGCTTCCAGGGCGGGAGCTATCGGGTCACCGCCTCCCTCGAAGGGGTGGAGGAGGGCGGCGTGGTCGAGGTCATGCTGCCGCGCGCCCCCGCCTCGGGCGAGAGGATCGAGCTGTCGCTACGCGGAGGCTGGGTTCTTTCGCGCGAGGCACCGAGGGGCGAGACGGCGTTTCAGGACCGGCTGCTGGCGGGCGCGACGGCATGAGGCTCACGGCGCTTTCGGGGCTGGGCACCAAGGGGCCGGCCTGTTTCCTGCTGGAGATCGCGGGGCGCCGGCTGATGCTGGACCTCGGGAAGGGACCGGACGGGGACACCCTGCCGGACCTGACCGGGGTGGGGCCGGTCGATGCCATCCTGTTCTCGCATGGCCATGCCGATCATACCGGGGGGCTGCCTCTCGCGGTGCGGCTGGGCGATCCGCCGCTCTTCGCTCCCGAACCCGCCATCGCCCTGTCCCGCGATCCGGCGATGAAGACGGCGCGCCCGCTCGCGGCTTTCGCCCAATTCGGCCTTCCCTTCGACTGCGGTCCCGCGGGCCATGCGCCGGGGGCCTGCTGGATGCGGATCGGCGGTGACGGCGGGATGGTCTATACCGGCGATGTGTCGGCGGAAAGCACGCTCTACCGCGGCACCCTGCCGCCGCCGGCGCGGGTGATGGTCTTCGATGCGTCCTATGGCGCGGCGGACGAGCCGCTGGCCGATCAGGTGGCGGATCTTTTGACACTCGCGGAGAGGCCGCTGCTGCTGCCCGCCCCGGCGGGTGGGCGGGGGCTGGAAATGGCACTCGCCTTCCGGGCGGCGGGGCACCGGGTCTCGATCTGCGCGGCGCATCGGGCGGTGGCCGGGGCGATGGCGGACCGGCCGGACTGGCTCGTGCCGGGCGGTGCCGGGGCGCTGGGGCGGCTTCTGGCCGAGGCCGGGACGCTGACGCCCGACGGGCCCGTCTCCGGTGTCATGGTCGCCGCCGGGCCCAATGCGGAACGCGATACCGCCGCGGCACTGGCCCGGCGCATGATTGCGGAGGGCAGCGGGCGCGTGGTCTTCACCGGCCATCTGGCGCGGGGCACCCCGGCCCCCGGTTGGGTCGCCGCCGGGAGCGCCCTGTTCCGCCGCTGGAACGTGCATCCGACGCTGAGCGGGCTCCGCGATCTGTTCGGCGCCGTGCGTCCGGCCCAGGCGATGCCGGCCTTCTGCGCCCCCGAGGCATCGGCGGGCCTGGCTGCTGCGCTGGGCCGTCCGCTCGTCACGACGCCCGAGGTGGTGTGGTGATCCCGCTCCTGTCCCATCCCTTTCTCTTCCTGCGCCACGGGCAGACGGCGGCGAATGCGGCGAACCGGATCGGCGGGACGACCGACGACCCGCTGGACCGGACTGGCCTTGCGCAGGCGGAGGCGGCGGCGCGGCTGCTGGCGGACCGGCCGCTGGGCGCGATCTGGCATTCGCCGCTGGTCCGGGCGCGGCAGACCGCGCTGGCGGTGGCGCGCGTGACCGGAGCGCCGATGAGATCGCTGCCGGGCCTGGCCGAACGCAACTGGGGCGTCTGGGAGGGGCAGGACCGCGCCGTCCTGATCCGTGAGGCCACCCCGCCCGGCGGCGAGGGGCCGGAAGCCTTCCGCGCCCGTATCCGCGCCGCGCTCGCGGAGATCACCGCGCCCTTTCCCGTGCTGATCGTCGCCCATTCCGGCACGGCACGCGAACTCCATGCGGTGCTGACCGATGTGCCGTTTCGCCGCCTTGGGAACGCGGAGGCGGTGGAATGGCGGCAGGACCGCGATTGTCACTGGATCTGCACGAAACTGTCACCCGACCGTTGAAAACCGCCGTTACCAACCCGGCGAACGACAACCGACGAGGACAAGATGAACACCCTCCGCCTTCTTCCCCTGCTGGCCGGCTCGCTGGTGGCCGGCGCCGCCGCTGCGCAGGATGCGCAGACGATCACCGTTTATACGTCGCAGCCGCAGGACCAGATGGCCGGCGTGGTCGAGGCGTTCAACAGGGACCATCCCGAGATCACGGTCGAGATCTTCCGCTCGGGCACGACCGAGCTGATGGCGAAGCTCGCCGCCGAATTCGCCGCCGGCCAGTCCCCCGCCGATGTCATGCTGATCGCCGATGCGGTGGCGATGACCCAGCTGAAGAACGAGGACCGCCTGCTCGCCTATGAGGATGCGCCGGTCGCTGGCATCCCCGAGGCGGTGATCGACCCCGACATGACCTTCTTCGGGACCAAGCTGATCACCACCGGCATCATCTACAACACGAACATGGTGGAGCAGGCGCCGGCGTCCTGGGCCGATCTGGCGCGCCCCGAGGTCGCGGGAAGCCTGATCATGCCGAGCCCGCTCTATTCCGGGGCGGCGGTGATCCATGTCGGCACCATGACGCAGCAGCCCGAGTTCGGCTGGGAGTATTACGAGACGCTGGCCGATGGCGGCGCGGTCGCGGGGCAGGGCAACGGCACCGTGGTCGAGGCGGTCGCGCGCGGCGAGAAAGCCTATGGCATCATCATCGAATACATGGCGCTGAACGCCAAGGCCAAGGGCTCGCCCGTCGATTTCGTCTTCCCGGAGGAGGGCGTCTCGGTCATCACCCAGCCCGTCGCGATCATGAAGGACAGCGACGCGGTCGAGGCAGCCAAGGTCTTCGTGGACTGGCAATTGTCGCAGACCGCGCAGGAGCAGTCCGTCGCGCAGGGGTATTTCCCGATCCTCGAAGGCGTCGCCCCGCCCGAGGGCTATCCCGATCCCGCCAGCCTGAAGATCCTGCCCGCGGATCTGGCGACGATGCTGTCCGAGGACCGCGCCAACAAGGAAGCCTTTGCCGAGATCTATGGCGGCTGACCCGGCCCTGTCGCGGCCGGTCCGGGGCGGCGAGCACCTGCTCGTCGCCCTCGTTTTCGTCTGGGTGGCGGGCCTGTCGGTCTGGCCGCTTGCGCGCCTGTTCCTCGAGGCGTTCGGCCCCGGCGAGGACGGCCGCGCCCTTGGACTGATGGCGGAGGTGCTGGGCGCCCGGTCCACCCGGCGGGCGCTGTTCAACACGCTGGCGGCCTCGGGCGGGTCCGTCGCCGTGTCGCTGGTGCTGGGGGCCGGTCTGGCACTGGCGACCGGGCTTTTCGCGCTGCGCGGGCGGGTGGCGATGACCTTCCTCGTCCTGTCGCCTCTGCTGATCCCCTCGCAGACGCTGGCGCTCGCCTGGATCGAACTGACGGGCAGCACCTCGCCCGTCCTGCGCCCGCTCGGGCTCGCGCCGCCGCCGGGGACGACCAATCCGATCTATTCCGGCTGGGGCATCGCGCTGCTGATGGGGATCGAGCACATGCCGCTGGTCTTCATCGCCATGCGCGCGGCGCTGACCGGCCTGCCCGGCGACCTCGTCGAAGCCGCCCGCGTCGCCGGCGCCGGCCGGGCGCGGATCATCGCGCGCATCCTGCTGCCGCTGGCGTTGCCCGCGGCGCTGGCGGGCGGGATCCTCGCCTTTGCCGCGGCGGTGGGAAACTTCGGCATCCCGGCGCTTCTGGGCATTCCGGGGCGGTTTCCGATGCTGACGACGCTGATCTATCAGCGGCTGAACGGGTTCGGCCCCTCGGTCGCGGGACAGGTGGCGGTGCTGGCGATGATCCTCGTGGCGCTCGCGCTGGCCGCGCTGGGGCTGCGGGCGCTGGTGCTCGCGCGGCTGGCGGTGCCCGCCGGAAGCGGTGCGCCCCTGCGGCCTCTCGAGGCCGGTCGCGCGCGGCTCTGGATCCAGGCGGCGGTCTGGGCCGTGCTGGCGGGCATCGCGATCCTGCCGATG
The nucleotide sequence above comes from Celeribacter indicus. Encoded proteins:
- a CDS encoding histidine phosphatase family protein; this encodes MIPLLSHPFLFLRHGQTAANAANRIGGTTDDPLDRTGLAQAEAAARLLADRPLGAIWHSPLVRARQTALAVARVTGAPMRSLPGLAERNWGVWEGQDRAVLIREATPPGGEGPEAFRARIRAALAEITAPFPVLIVAHSGTARELHAVLTDVPFRRLGNAEAVEWRQDRDCHWICTKLSPDR
- a CDS encoding ABC transporter substrate-binding protein — protein: MNTLRLLPLLAGSLVAGAAAAQDAQTITVYTSQPQDQMAGVVEAFNRDHPEITVEIFRSGTTELMAKLAAEFAAGQSPADVMLIADAVAMTQLKNEDRLLAYEDAPVAGIPEAVIDPDMTFFGTKLITTGIIYNTNMVEQAPASWADLARPEVAGSLIMPSPLYSGAAVIHVGTMTQQPEFGWEYYETLADGGAVAGQGNGTVVEAVARGEKAYGIIIEYMALNAKAKGSPVDFVFPEEGVSVITQPVAIMKDSDAVEAAKVFVDWQLSQTAQEQSVAQGYFPILEGVAPPEGYPDPASLKILPADLATMLSEDRANKEAFAEIYGG
- a CDS encoding ABC transporter permease, producing MAADPALSRPVRGGEHLLVALVFVWVAGLSVWPLARLFLEAFGPGEDGRALGLMAEVLGARSTRRALFNTLAASGGSVAVSLVLGAGLALATGLFALRGRVAMTFLVLSPLLIPSQTLALAWIELTGSTSPVLRPLGLAPPPGTTNPIYSGWGIALLMGIEHMPLVFIAMRAALTGLPGDLVEAARVAGAGRARIIARILLPLALPAALAGGILAFAAAVGNFGIPALLGIPGRFPMLTTLIYQRLNGFGPSVAGQVAVLAMILVALALAALGLRALVLARLAVPAGSGAPLRPLEAGRARLWIQAAVWAVLAGIAILPMLALLATALSPALGVELRLSTLTLRNFSDAFANPTILRAFANSLALSVAAAALCALVAVPFAFLRVMVRRPVIRVLDWLADGPWVVPGTVVALAMILAFLRPLPLIGSLYGTWTILLVAYLARFMPLVLRPVLAAAGAMEPAQDEAARLFGAGPLRRMGAILAPAVLPALSAGAMLAVMTAVNELTLSALLWSSGNETIGVMVFALQYEGNSTAAAAVSVASVALVLGIALALDRLAPHLPRGTLPWRS
- a CDS encoding ABC transporter ATP-binding protein, which gives rise to MAAIEMEGVSRAFGATPAVDRMSLAVPSGTFLALLGPSGCGKTTLLRLIAGLERPDAGWIALGERVVAGRGRFVPPEARGLGMVFQSYALWPHMTIAGNIRFGLRAKRMSRAEEQARIGEALEMVGLTGMQDRRPHELSGGQRQRVALARSLAVRPGLILLDEPLANLDAHLRETMLAEFRRIHAASRTTFVFVTHDQDEAMAVAGLVGVMNRGRLEQLASPSDLYRRPATPMVARFVGHGRTLPVHVTGRENGLCRFSVQGRSVVSPGDAPPGPGWLCLRAGDLAAAPGGGLRARVLDHRFQGGSYRVTASLEGVEEGGVVEVMLPRAPASGERIELSLRGGWVLSREAPRGETAFQDRLLAGATA
- a CDS encoding MBL fold metallo-hydrolase; its protein translation is MRLTALSGLGTKGPACFLLEIAGRRLMLDLGKGPDGDTLPDLTGVGPVDAILFSHGHADHTGGLPLAVRLGDPPLFAPEPAIALSRDPAMKTARPLAAFAQFGLPFDCGPAGHAPGACWMRIGGDGGMVYTGDVSAESTLYRGTLPPPARVMVFDASYGAADEPLADQVADLLTLAERPLLLPAPAGGRGLEMALAFRAAGHRVSICAAHRAVAGAMADRPDWLVPGGAGALGRLLAEAGTLTPDGPVSGVMVAAGPNAERDTAAALARRMIAEGSGRVVFTGHLARGTPAPGWVAAGSALFRRWNVHPTLSGLRDLFGAVRPAQAMPAFCAPEASAGLAAALGRPLVTTPEVVW